The genomic region TCGCGCGCGATCTCGTTGCGAAGATTCACACGTTCAGCCGCCGCGGCGCCCGGCCGCTAGCGGCGCACGACGTCGCGCCAATAACCGCGCCGGCGCCCGTACAAGCGCCGCCGCCGTTCGCGCGCCCCCGGATCGCGCATCGTAACTACGAGTGCGTTGCGATCGGAACGTCGACCGGCGGCCCGGTTGCGCTCGCGCACGTGATTCCGCGGCTGCCGCTAGCGTTTCCGTTGCCGATTCTGATCGTGCAGCACATGCCGGTAGGTTTCACGCGTCCGCTTGCCGACCGTTTGAACTCCCAGAGTAAGCTGCGCGTCATAGAGGCAAGCAATGGGATGATCCTTGAGAAGGGTACGGCGCTTGTGATACCCTCCGGACGCCAGGTCAAGCTCCACCGTTCGCTGGGCGACGTCGAGCTGTCGCTGGTTCCCGACGACGGTCACTCCCTGCACGTGCCGAGCGTCGACGTTCTCGACGAGCAGGTCGCCGATATGTACGGTCCGTTGGGCATCGGCGTGATCCTCACCGGTATGGGGCAAGACGGCGTGAAAGGTTTGCGCAAGCTTAAGGCACGTGGTGGTTATGTGGTGGGTCAAGACGAGGCCACGTGCGTCGTCTACGGCATGCCGCGTGCCGCCGCACTCGCCGGCCTCGTCGATCGGGTAGCCCCGCTGGACGAAATACCGCAGGTGCTTTTGGACCTGATCACGCAGTCCAACCGAACAAATTCTTAACGGTGGCAAGCACGATATTTCACGAACTATACGCTCAGCCGCTAGGAAGCGCGCGCCCGGCTGTGAGAAACTCTGCGGCATAAAATGAAGCCGGACCTAGCACGTCGCTACGTCATCGGCGGCGTGGAACTTTCGCGAGAAGAGATCGTCCACAAATACCTTCACTTGGTGAAGTACGTGGCCGGTCGCATCTCGGTGAACCTTCCCCCCAACGTCGAGATCAACGATTTGATCAACGATGGTATTTTGGGTTTGATCGACGCGATCGAAAAATACGACGACGCGCGGGGAGTCAAGTTCGAAACGTACGCGATCACGCGAATCAACGGTGCCATCCTCGATGCGCTGCGCTCGCTGGATTGGGTGCCGCGCGCCGTTCGTCAGCGCGCTCGCGAGCTCGAGCGCGTCTATCAGGAACTCGAGCTCGAATACGGCCGGGCCCCCAACGAAGACGAGGTCGCGAGGCGAATGGGTCTGTCCGTTCGCGAGCTCGATCAACTCATCCAGCGTGTGCGCGGCACGGCCGTCTTATCGCTCGAAGAGTTTCTGCCCAACGAAAAAGGCTACGAAATCCCGCTGGTGGACACGCTCAAAGACGAAGAGAGCGACGTGACGTCGGAAGTCGAGCAGCGCGAAGTCCGCAACGAGCTGGTCGCGGCGGTCGACTCGCTGTCGGCGCAAGAACGCACCGTCATTCGGCTCTACTACTTCGACGGCCAGACGCTCAAGGAAATCAAGGGCGCGCTGGGCGTCTCGGAGTCGCGCGTTTCGCAGATTCACGCCCAAGCCGTCATCCATTTGCGCCAGAAGCTGCGCGAGCTGCGCGCCGACCTGGGCTATCGTGAAGACGATCCCACGATCAAACAGAAGTACCTCAGGAAGCCGCCGCCCGACCCCGATACTAGAGTAGAACGAATCTCTCGGGGAGAAGTACCGGGCAATGGCGATCCAACCGGTGGATCTGCAGCTGGCCTACCTGGCCGCACCAGTGAGCGCGGCCGCAGCTAACGTCGTCCAACAAGGACCCGAAGCCGCCCAGGCAGCCGCCCAATCAGCGTTCGCTTCCCAACTCGAGCAGCGTGAAGAGACCATCGAGGAATCGGCGCGTGCCGAGGGCGCGAAGATTCAGGCCGACCAGCAAGGCGGAGGCAACGCCGGTACCTACTCCCCGCGCAAGCGTCGCCAGCCGGTCGCGTCCGCGCCGGCCGAAGAAGTAGCGATTCCGGGCGAACCCGCGCACTTCATCGACACCACCGCCTAAAGTCCCATGTCGAGCTTCGACCCGCTCGCTGCAGTCGTTGCCGATGCGGCGCTCGCGCAGTCGTCCGTTGCCGCGATCGATCTCGGCGTGCAGATCGAAATTCTGCAGCAGCAGCTCGCCGTCGGCGACCTGCTCAGCGCAACGATTCTGCCGCCGCAAAACGGCGTCGATCTCTTATCGCTGCTGGGACAAACGGTGCAAGCGCAGCTGCCGCCGGGAATCGATCCGGGCGAGACGCTGCTCCTGCAAGTCACGGGGTTTCAAGGCAACCAGATTCTCGTGCGCAACATCGGCGTCGTCGATCCCGAAAATCCGCCGCCGACGGTAACGGTGACGCTTCCGCAGCCCGAACCGGGAGCGCCCACCCAAGGGACGTTGTATACGGTGCTCCCGCAAGCACCACAACCGCAGCAGGCTCAACCGGCGACACAACCGCAGCAAGCGTCGCAATCGGCATCAAACGACAGCGTCACCAGCACGCAAATACCGCCCGCGACACCGATACCGTCGTCGGTCGCTCCGCCTCGCGCCGTATTCGTCGCAGCGTCGGTACAAAAAGTCCAACCCGCAACGGGGCCTTCGGCATCGACACCCGCGACGAGCGCGCAAAAGTCCGTGCCGGTCGTCGTGCCGCCCGAGAACGAACTCGCGCTCGAAGCTCGTATCGCCGCAACGCGCGCCGCCTCAATCGACATCGAGGAACTCGTGAATCAGCCGGCGCCGGTAAAACACGTGCCCGCACAGCC from Candidatus Baltobacteraceae bacterium harbors:
- a CDS encoding chemotaxis response regulator protein-glutamate methylesterase, with translation MSDVINVLVVDDSAFMRRAITKILENEDDIRVVATARSGEEALAKVAQVNPDIITMDVEMPGMGGLEAVRQIVGGERVPIIMVSSLTREGAETTFRALELGAVDFISKPDAAYTNINEVARDLVAKIHTFSRRGARPLAAHDVAPITAPAPVQAPPPFARPRIAHRNYECVAIGTSTGGPVALAHVIPRLPLAFPLPILIVQHMPVGFTRPLADRLNSQSKLRVIEASNGMILEKGTALVIPSGRQVKLHRSLGDVELSLVPDDGHSLHVPSVDVLDEQVADMYGPLGIGVILTGMGQDGVKGLRKLKARGGYVVGQDEATCVVYGMPRAAALAGLVDRVAPLDEIPQVLLDLITQSNRTNS
- a CDS encoding FliA/WhiG family RNA polymerase sigma factor yields the protein MKPDLARRYVIGGVELSREEIVHKYLHLVKYVAGRISVNLPPNVEINDLINDGILGLIDAIEKYDDARGVKFETYAITRINGAILDALRSLDWVPRAVRQRARELERVYQELELEYGRAPNEDEVARRMGLSVRELDQLIQRVRGTAVLSLEEFLPNEKGYEIPLVDTLKDEESDVTSEVEQREVRNELVAAVDSLSAQERTVIRLYYFDGQTLKEIKGALGVSESRVSQIHAQAVIHLRQKLRELRADLGYREDDPTIKQKYLRKPPPDPDTRVERISRGEVPGNGDPTGGSAAGLPGRTSERGRS